The Carassius auratus strain Wakin chromosome 40, ASM336829v1, whole genome shotgun sequence genome has a segment encoding these proteins:
- the LOC113058549 gene encoding cytochrome P450 2M1-like isoform X2, which yields MDILLPLKTNLVSVVMVVLALILLWKIRGKQSSFERLPPGPAPNPLLGNLFQFNIKEAYKYYLELSNRYGSVVTIWLANTPVVIISGYQALKDTMIGLGEEFSGRAIYPLLMKSTYGYGVLSTSGHRWKEMRRFTLMTLKNFGMGRRSIEERVREEAENLVEMFKKSEGSAFSPADMLFNAVNNVICSIVFGHRFELEDPQFKSLLRTVNTYFTVLSSPLGQIYNVFPRLVSLFPGKHHQLFKDLEEAREYCKCEAQARMNTLDPSCPQDFIEAFVLKMKEEKDNPDTEYNFGNLVSIVWNMFSAGTETTSSTIRYALLLMMKHPDVQERVQREIDEVVGQDRWLSVEDRLNLPYTDAVIHEIQRYMDLAPIAIPHKMMCDTEYNGYIIPKTQNCGRTQLALIQRTSWMQAAGFRKMMHLLCLAWASVRVLVKLWLA from the exons ATGGATATATTGTTACCACTGAAGACGAATTTAGTGTCTGTTGTCATGGTTGTTTTGGCTCTTATATTGCTGTGGAAGATTCGAGGAAAGCAAAGCAGTTTTGAGCGGCTGCCTCCAGGACCTGCGCCTAATCCACTGCTGggaaatttatttcaatttaatatcAAGGAAGCGTACAAATATTACCTAGAG CTGAGTAATAGGTATGGCTCTGTTGTCACCATCTGGTTGGCAAACACTCCTGTGGTGATCATTTCTGGATATCAAGCCCTAAAGGATACTATGATTGGTCTTGGTGAAGAATTCAGCGGCAGGGCCATCTATCCTCTGTTGATGAAGTCCACTTATGGATATG GTGTTCTGTCCACCAGTGGACACCGATGGAAGGAGATGCGCAGGTTTACTCTCATGACACTGAAGAACTTCGGAATGGGCCGCAGGAGCATCGAGGAACGAGTCAGGGAGGAGGCTGAGAATCTGgtggaaatgtttaaaaaatctgaag GCTCTGCATTCAGCCCTGCGGACATGCTGTTTAATGCGGTAAACAATGTGATCTGCAGCATCGTCTTTGGGCATAGGTTTGAACTCGAGGATCCACAGTTTAAGTCTCTCCTTCGAACTGTGAATACTTACTTTACTGTTCTCAGTAGCCCTCTTGGACAG ATCTATAATGTATTCCCTAGGTTAGTCAGTCTCTTTCCTGGTAAACACCATCAGCTGTTCAAAGACCTAGAAGAGGCCAGAGAGTATTGCAAGTGTGAAGCGCAGGCTCGGATGAATACTTTGGATCCCTCGTGCCCACAGGACTTCATTGAGGCCTTTGTGTTAAAAATGAAAGag GAGAAAGACAATCCTGACACAGAATATAATTTTGGCAACTTGGTTTCTATAGTGTGGAACATGTTTAGCGCCGGCACAGAAACCACTTCATCCACCATCAGATACGCTTTGCTTCTGATGATGAAGCACCCAGACGTTCAAG AGCGTGTTCAGCGGGAAATTGATGAGGTTGTAGGACAGGATCGTTGGCTCTCAGTAGAGGACAGACTGAACCTGCCGTATACAGATGCTGTAATCCACGAGATTCAGCGGTATATGGATCTTGCCCCCATCGCTATCCCACACAAGATGATGTGCGACACTGAATACAATGGTTATATCATTCCTAAG ACCCAAAACTGTGGAAGAACCCAACTTGCTTTGATCCAGAGAACTTCCTGGATGCAGGCGGCCGGTTTCAGAAAAATGATGCATTTGTTGTGTTTGGCATGG GCAAGCGTGCGTGTCTTGGTGAAGCTCTGGCTCGCATAG
- the LOC113058549 gene encoding cytochrome P450 2M1-like isoform X1, translating into MDILLPLKTNLVSVVMVVLALILLWKIRGKQSSFERLPPGPAPNPLLGNLFQFNIKEAYKYYLELSNRYGSVVTIWLANTPVVIISGYQALKDTMIGLGEEFSGRAIYPLLMKSTYGYGVLSTSGHRWKEMRRFTLMTLKNFGMGRRSIEERVREEAENLVEMFKKSEGSAFSPADMLFNAVNNVICSIVFGHRFELEDPQFKSLLRTVNTYFTVLSSPLGQIYNVFPRLVSLFPGKHHQLFKDLEEAREYCKCEAQARMNTLDPSCPQDFIEAFVLKMKEEKDNPDTEYNFGNLVSIVWNMFSAGTETTSSTIRYALLLMMKHPDVQERVQREIDEVVGQDRWLSVEDRLNLPYTDAVIHEIQRYMDLAPIAIPHKMMCDTEYNGYIIPKGVMVFPLLSSVLIDPKLWKNPTCFDPENFLDAGGRFQKNDAFVVFGMGKRACLGEALARIELFIFFTFLLQHFTFKATVPPEELDTTPTDCSFGRIPRTYECYAIPRK; encoded by the exons ATGGATATATTGTTACCACTGAAGACGAATTTAGTGTCTGTTGTCATGGTTGTTTTGGCTCTTATATTGCTGTGGAAGATTCGAGGAAAGCAAAGCAGTTTTGAGCGGCTGCCTCCAGGACCTGCGCCTAATCCACTGCTGggaaatttatttcaatttaatatcAAGGAAGCGTACAAATATTACCTAGAG CTGAGTAATAGGTATGGCTCTGTTGTCACCATCTGGTTGGCAAACACTCCTGTGGTGATCATTTCTGGATATCAAGCCCTAAAGGATACTATGATTGGTCTTGGTGAAGAATTCAGCGGCAGGGCCATCTATCCTCTGTTGATGAAGTCCACTTATGGATATG GTGTTCTGTCCACCAGTGGACACCGATGGAAGGAGATGCGCAGGTTTACTCTCATGACACTGAAGAACTTCGGAATGGGCCGCAGGAGCATCGAGGAACGAGTCAGGGAGGAGGCTGAGAATCTGgtggaaatgtttaaaaaatctgaag GCTCTGCATTCAGCCCTGCGGACATGCTGTTTAATGCGGTAAACAATGTGATCTGCAGCATCGTCTTTGGGCATAGGTTTGAACTCGAGGATCCACAGTTTAAGTCTCTCCTTCGAACTGTGAATACTTACTTTACTGTTCTCAGTAGCCCTCTTGGACAG ATCTATAATGTATTCCCTAGGTTAGTCAGTCTCTTTCCTGGTAAACACCATCAGCTGTTCAAAGACCTAGAAGAGGCCAGAGAGTATTGCAAGTGTGAAGCGCAGGCTCGGATGAATACTTTGGATCCCTCGTGCCCACAGGACTTCATTGAGGCCTTTGTGTTAAAAATGAAAGag GAGAAAGACAATCCTGACACAGAATATAATTTTGGCAACTTGGTTTCTATAGTGTGGAACATGTTTAGCGCCGGCACAGAAACCACTTCATCCACCATCAGATACGCTTTGCTTCTGATGATGAAGCACCCAGACGTTCAAG AGCGTGTTCAGCGGGAAATTGATGAGGTTGTAGGACAGGATCGTTGGCTCTCAGTAGAGGACAGACTGAACCTGCCGTATACAGATGCTGTAATCCACGAGATTCAGCGGTATATGGATCTTGCCCCCATCGCTATCCCACACAAGATGATGTGCGACACTGAATACAATGGTTATATCATTCCTAAG GGGGTCATGGTTTTCCCTCTGCTATCCTCTGTGCTAATAGACCCAAAACTGTGGAAGAACCCAACTTGCTTTGATCCAGAGAACTTCCTGGATGCAGGCGGCCGGTTTCAGAAAAATGATGCATTTGTTGTGTTTGGCATGG GCAAGCGTGCGTGTCTTGGTGAAGCTCTGGCTCGCATAGAACTCTTCATCTTCTTCACTTTCCTCCTTCAGCATTTCACCTTCAAAGCCACAGTGCCACCAGAGGAGCTCGATACAACACCTACAGATTGCAGTTTTGGTCGCATACCCCGCACATACGAGTGCTATGCCATTCCCAGGAAATAG